In Patulibacter sp. SYSU D01012, a single window of DNA contains:
- a CDS encoding pyridoxamine 5'-phosphate oxidase family protein gives MPDDDRIETVEALRAILGEPLPHVRDKARAALHPLDRAWLAASPFCVVGTADAAGRCDVSPKGDPAGRLVHVVDDTTIALPERPGNRRADGLRNVLENPHVGLDFVIPGRGDTLRVNGRAHVVRDAPWFDALVVAGHRPPLALVVAIEEVFHHCAKAFLRSALWDPETWAPEAAVPSRAAVAKALDRPDEPLEALEAYYGPEYARRLYG, from the coding sequence ATGCCCGACGACGACCGCATCGAGACCGTCGAGGCGCTGCGCGCGATCCTCGGCGAGCCGCTGCCGCACGTGCGCGACAAGGCGCGCGCCGCGCTGCACCCGCTCGACCGGGCGTGGCTGGCGGCGTCGCCGTTCTGCGTCGTCGGCACCGCCGACGCGGCGGGCCGGTGCGACGTGTCGCCGAAGGGCGACCCGGCCGGCCGGCTCGTGCACGTGGTCGACGACACGACGATCGCGCTGCCCGAGCGCCCCGGCAACCGGCGCGCCGACGGGCTGCGCAACGTGCTCGAGAACCCGCACGTCGGCCTGGACTTCGTCATCCCGGGGCGCGGCGACACGCTGCGCGTCAACGGCCGCGCCCACGTCGTGCGCGACGCCCCGTGGTTCGACGCCCTCGTCGTGGCCGGGCATCGCCCGCCGCTGGCGCTGGTGGTCGCGATCGAGGAGGTCTTCCACCACTGCGCGAAGGCGTTCCTGCGCTCGGCGCTGTGGGATCCGGAGACGTGGGCGCCGGAGGCGGCCGTGCCGTCGCGGGCGGCCGTGGCGAAGGCGCTCGACCGCCCCGACGAGCCGCTCGAGGCGCTCGAGGCGTACTACGGGCCGGAGTACGCGCGGCGGCTCTACGGCTGA
- a CDS encoding NAD(P)-dependent oxidoreductase, with the protein MSHEERSTHVTAESPTVALLGTGTMGLPMGRNVLGAGLPLRVWNRTAEKAGPLEEAGATLAADPAEAVRGADLIVTMLDAVDAVRETIAAAAPALTDGQVWIQASTVGVGDTEGLGDLAEELGVAFVDAPVLGTLKPAEDGTLVVLASGPDAALDRAQPVFDAIGSRTMRVGRAGGGTRLKLVANSWVLAVTTATAEAFALADGLDVDPRAFLEAVSGGPLDLPYLRLKGQAMLEDAYATSFSVRNALKDARLVGDAADRSGVPVGIAGVAAEHLGRALDRGHGDDDLAAVYKGVARD; encoded by the coding sequence ATGTCCCACGAGGAACGGAGCACGCACGTGACCGCCGAGAGCCCCACCGTCGCCCTGCTGGGCACGGGCACCATGGGCCTGCCGATGGGCCGCAACGTCCTGGGCGCCGGCCTGCCGCTGCGCGTCTGGAACCGCACGGCCGAGAAGGCCGGGCCGCTGGAGGAGGCAGGCGCCACCCTCGCCGCCGACCCGGCCGAGGCCGTGCGCGGCGCCGACCTGATCGTGACGATGCTCGACGCCGTCGACGCGGTGCGCGAGACGATCGCCGCGGCCGCCCCCGCGCTGACGGACGGCCAGGTGTGGATCCAGGCCAGCACGGTCGGCGTCGGCGACACCGAGGGGCTGGGCGACCTGGCCGAGGAGCTCGGCGTGGCGTTCGTCGACGCGCCCGTCCTCGGCACCCTGAAGCCCGCCGAGGACGGCACGCTCGTCGTGCTGGCGAGCGGCCCCGACGCCGCGCTCGACCGCGCCCAGCCGGTGTTCGACGCGATCGGCTCGCGGACGATGCGCGTCGGCCGCGCGGGCGGCGGCACGCGGCTGAAGCTCGTCGCCAACTCGTGGGTGCTCGCCGTGACGACCGCCACCGCGGAGGCGTTCGCGCTGGCGGACGGCCTGGACGTCGACCCGCGGGCGTTCCTCGAGGCGGTGTCCGGCGGCCCGCTCGACCTGCCGTACCTGCGGCTGAAGGGCCAGGCGATGCTCGAGGACGCGTACGCGACGAGCTTCTCCGTGCGCAACGCGCTGAAGGACGCGCGCCTGGTCGGGGACGCCGCCGACCGCTCCGGCGTGCCCGTGGGCATCGCGGGCGTCGCGGCGGAGCACCTGGGGCGCGCGCTCGACCGCGGGCACGGAGACGACGACCTCGCCGCCGTCTACAAGGGCGTCGCGCGGGACTGA